From Granulicella sp. WH15, the proteins below share one genomic window:
- a CDS encoding lipocalin family protein: MGMRSRMTMICLLLAGAQALRGQSVRAVPKVDLPSFTGTWYEVARYADKREKECVGDVFMLIALADKPNRFQLVNSCKTKTGYTDTNNGNGRTQDKSGDGKLKVTYIWPFSKKFWVLAVGPGYEWSLVGNPNHKDLRVLARTTTMKPEVLAEIKAKAAAQGFPVGKLVMTPQTPRQVARRESRQP, translated from the coding sequence ATGGGGATGCGAAGCCGGATGACGATGATCTGCCTGTTGCTGGCCGGGGCGCAGGCGTTGCGGGGTCAATCCGTCCGCGCGGTGCCGAAGGTTGACCTGCCTAGCTTTACAGGGACCTGGTACGAGGTGGCGCGGTATGCCGATAAGCGCGAGAAGGAGTGCGTCGGTGACGTCTTCATGCTGATCGCGCTGGCGGATAAGCCGAACCGGTTCCAACTGGTGAACTCCTGCAAGACCAAGACCGGGTATACGGATACCAACAACGGGAACGGCAGGACTCAGGACAAGAGCGGCGACGGCAAATTGAAGGTGACCTACATCTGGCCGTTTTCGAAGAAGTTCTGGGTGCTGGCGGTGGGACCGGGGTATGAGTGGTCGCTGGTGGGTAACCCGAACCATAAGGACTTGCGGGTGCTGGCGCGGACCACGACGATGAAGCCGGAGGTGCTGGCAGAGATTAAGGCGAAGGCTGCGGCTCAGGGGTTTCCTGTGGGCAAGCTGGTGATGACGCCGCAGACTCCGCGGCAGGTGGCTCGGAGGGAGAGCCGACAGCCTTAA
- a CDS encoding substrate-binding domain-containing protein — protein MDIKESLTRRKLLMQAGLLAAGGIVTQTGLGQELAGLDVASAGSMRAMLEGPLKAAAARTLHLDLRAHSEGADAVAQAIVNGNLHADVFIPVTAGPMLTVMHAGKAESAQPIARTELVLVYSPKSRFAPQLEAAASGKANWWEVLQEPGLRIGRGNPAADPGARAILFAMMLAAGKYGQPNLVEKVLGPALNPAQIVPGVQAALQSGKLDVSSSYKIGVGSLPYIALPKEINLSSQRVREEHPEVRLTIGEKTFYPEPLVFYAGLVRGAANPVGAAAFLKWLRGAEAQELFRQHQFEAVGDVAEIRA, from the coding sequence ATGGACATCAAGGAATCTCTCACGCGGCGGAAGCTGCTGATGCAGGCTGGTTTGTTAGCTGCGGGTGGCATCGTGACTCAAACGGGACTGGGCCAGGAGCTGGCTGGGCTGGATGTTGCTTCGGCCGGGTCGATGAGGGCGATGCTGGAGGGACCGCTCAAAGCTGCTGCTGCGAGGACGCTGCATCTGGACCTACGTGCCCACTCCGAAGGAGCCGATGCCGTCGCGCAGGCGATCGTTAACGGAAATCTTCATGCGGATGTGTTTATCCCCGTCACGGCTGGCCCCATGTTGACCGTAATGCACGCCGGAAAGGCGGAGTCTGCGCAGCCAATTGCGCGCACGGAGCTGGTGCTCGTCTACAGCCCCAAGAGCCGCTTTGCTCCGCAGCTCGAAGCCGCCGCCAGCGGTAAGGCAAACTGGTGGGAGGTGTTGCAGGAGCCAGGGCTTCGCATTGGGCGCGGGAATCCTGCCGCCGATCCGGGGGCGCGGGCGATCCTCTTTGCCATGATGCTCGCGGCTGGGAAGTATGGCCAGCCGAACCTGGTGGAGAAGGTGCTCGGCCCTGCGCTGAACCCGGCGCAGATTGTGCCGGGGGTTCAGGCAGCATTGCAGAGTGGGAAGTTGGATGTGAGTTCTTCGTACAAGATTGGGGTTGGGAGTCTGCCGTATATTGCTCTGCCCAAGGAGATCAACCTGAGCAGCCAGAGGGTGCGGGAGGAGCATCCGGAGGTTCGGTTGACGATCGGGGAGAAGACGTTTTATCCCGAGCCGCTGGTGTTTTATGCGGGGTTGGTGCGGGGGGCGGCGAATCCAGTTGGGGCGGCGGCGTTTTTGAAGTGGCTGCGGGGAGCAGAGGCGCAGGAGTTGTTTCGGCAGCATCAGTTTGAGGCGGTGGGGGATGTTGCGGAGATTCGTGCCTGA